TCATTCATTTGCGTTAGTCCTCCCTATCCCCTTTATTAGGAGCTTTAGCTTTACGTTTTTTCCACCAATGCAGTAGGAAATAAAGAAGTGAAGGAATCGGAAAATACGTAAGTCCCCACAATCCCCATAACCAAGCCCTCCGTCCATGACGGCGAGCATGCAGGAACAATATCGTACCTTGTGCGATTAGTAGCACTCCAAGGATGAGAAAAAGCCACCAAAAATCTTTAATGGGAACTTCATTCATAAGCCTCTTCCTCTTTTCTTCGTGCGCTCCTGATTTCACTAATGAGTAATGGAACTCCCGCGATTAGAAACAAGCCTT
This portion of the Cohnella abietis genome encodes:
- a CDS encoding sigmaY antisigma factor component, with product MNEVPIKDFWWLFLILGVLLIAQGTILFLHARRHGRRAWLWGLWGLTYFPIPSLLYFLLHWWKKRKAKAPNKGDRED